A window from Pangasianodon hypophthalmus isolate fPanHyp1 chromosome 4, fPanHyp1.pri, whole genome shotgun sequence encodes these proteins:
- the c4h4orf54 gene encoding uncharacterized protein C4orf54 homolog, giving the protein MAASEKALIYGGDTHCALASKVLRVVAAPKDSNYVDLNELLDLKLGETKAVQVSFTGQRDTLQRVRLPSAEHLPTRKCVNLECWENGTTEGATETNTAGSSERPRLSHGNLTDCPVLLEELDSEGTPEILEKETKALGDGDLRRTDLCLSEKSESDDEVSLVIADYCVHELADDEAHYITTREIQLSELDHDVDCDFETASTWDIDDDHQVYSFVDYASADSDEPAGVQGEGNEDEAHRSTAVSCSQAESDPGDRTRSATSHEKAPECQGKSTGHIHLSIKATSRAINKPSNVQEKDGGHPHPHPHAVHTGDMSRCVLKDTKGEKCLIALPGRLHFGSKFKGKDVTEYSSGTSSAVSELDDADKEVRNLTARAFRSLAYPYLDAINFSTSSESSASERSKGLNRWSALVDLKYGNVNVSKGGGHNIVAHQSASSNFQLAQRRESKGITGLTLTSRRAPPVEIFALNGNLVNPKNASSTKKIELMGKIGQGQSGVIRLTETLNFRCNVKAGPPANERRMKSARTAGGSRSADEVTNPRQKAHSKPPCHSEEAMEDVHKKSIFASSILKNVISKKMQFEQERKMERGEICEPGSHEHEAHRDKAARTGLHRQSSKLSETGSDFSIVCLDELGDIVDSGSCDAKDNERHEETLALASETNLESQNCAAFDAKKGAADASRGALIRSQNSAFRSWRDEELELQAERENEQTPGTDSTSSKLTKMSRLFVPSIQLVSDERELEKPEPSADRSRAERSMNTLSVSDAAQKPAASRSPEIKISLRSLRDNRSDAFSIAKLLTPSTGCSAGGLLKTNEESKYQALTAALKGDSSDRIPHFTVRDIRDKAKLQAPIHQVRDVRKLVKSSYHFVSLDSNSADMEHKTSKLSTFRNPTTLPPIVIKCQSVNTNSNAKQSEKFADSSNHRLAEDIQEADGSHPQVSIDGINTGSAQVSKPTDRVHLANIKQEETPELRIETKSTTKRQEKVCDPGEKKADPKMAALEKLQAAVKTMEQLYVFDKNEWKRKSKPQPITDSHVLSLLSSEHHGGNEQDQGNASSSSVTMRQDSFSSPDKMVTAGQQSTRKEEKETFKTSHTPSIHEKRKDTKTLMHLGGNSNKKISSQSHSQKSLVPVTTSSAKAPQMHVSSSASISSIAVKNPKSPKLPVSLNITKSKPITEKSEKLSSNTGKANKAGFAPVQFTSSVDSENYITIPVKPYATDTQQSHMVHSSSTKSHGDIHQPPKHSSTVMETRSPDTPTAMIYHHPLPITMHAAQPHVICFSPTVQPSPVPTDHFQSTQRKMLLDPTTGNYYLVDTPVQPATRRLYDPETGQYVDVPMPQRPPMTPVPVPISPLALSPGGYGHTYMFYPGYMASTVIPARTIQSQLSMQSEVEAGDKSHAGQQGDGAYMESPYYMPSGKSLQLTPGAQHVTTGRVANSKVPVISITSQQGPRIIAPPSFDGTTMSFVVEHR; this is encoded by the coding sequence ATGGCAGCATCAGAGAAGGCACTGATTTACGGAGGGGACACGCACTGCGCGCTGGCCAGCAAGGTTTTACGCGTCGTGGCGGCTCCAAAGGACTCGAATTATGTAGATCTGAACGAGTTGCTAGACCTGAAACTGGGCGAGACGAAAGCGGTGCAAGTAAGTTTTACCGGCCAGAGGGACACTCTCCAGCGCGTGCGGCTTCCTTCGGCGGAACATCTGCCCACGCGCAAATGTGTTAACCTGGAATGCTGGGAGAATGGCACAACAGAGGGAgcaacagaaacaaacacagctgGTTCATCTGAAAGACCACGGCTCAGTCATGGAAACCTCACGGACTGTCCCGTGCTGCTCGAAGAGCTCGACTCGGAGGGAACACCGGAAATTTTAGAAAAAGAGACCAAAGCACTCGGCGATGGTGATTTACGGCGCACGGATTTGTGTCTCAGCGAGAAAAGCGAGTCGGACGACGAAGTGAGTTTGGTGATCGCGGATTACTGCGTACACGAATTGGCCGATGATGAGGCTCACTACATCACCACGCGCGAAATTCAGCTTTCCGAGCTCGACCACGACGTGGACTGCGACTTCGAAACAGCATCCACTTGGGATATCGATGACGACCACCAGGTCTATTCGTTCGTGGACTACGCATCTGCCGACAGCGATGAACCCGCAGGAGTACAGGGGGAAGGCAACGAGGACGAGGCTCACAGGAGCACTGCAGTGAGCTGCAGTCAGGCAGAAAGTGATCCGGGCGACAGGACCAGGAGCGCCACCTCACACGAGAAAGCGCCCGAGTGCCAAGGCAAAAGCACCGGCCACattcacctgtcaatcaaagccACTTCCAGAGCTATAAACAAGCCTAGCAACGTCCAAGAAAAGGATGGAGGCcaccctcatcctcatcctcatgcCGTTCACACTGGAGACATGAGCCGCTGTGTTTTAAAGGACACAAAGGGGGAAAAGTGTTTGATAGCTCTGCCCGGGCGTTTGCACTTTGGCAGCAAATTCAAAGGCAAAGATGTTACAGAGTACTCCAGCGGCACATCCAGCGCTGTTAGTGAGTTAGATGATGCCGACAAGGAAGTGCGCAACCTCACGGCCAGAGCTTTCAGAAGTCTGGCCTACCCGTATCTCGATGCCATCAATTTCAGCACTTCCAGCGAGTCCTCGGCTTCAGAGCGCAGCAAAGGGCTGAACAGGTGGTCAGCGCTTGTTGATCTAAAGTATGGCAACGTGAACGTGTCCAAAGGAGGCGGTCACAATATAGTGGCCCATCAAAGTGCCTCGTCTAATTTTCAGTTGGCACAAAGGAGGGAGAGTAAAGGGATAACGGGATTAACACTGACCAGTAGAAGGGCGCCCCCAGTCGAGATATTTGCCCTGAACGGCAATCTGGTGAACCCCAAAAACGCATCGTCAACCAAAAAAATTGAGCTCATGGGCAAAATCGGACAGGGTCAGAGCGGGGTAATAAGGCTGACTGAGACGCTGAATTTTCGCTGCAACGTTAAAGCGGGTCCGCCTGCAAACGAAAGGCGCATGAAATCCGCCCGAACCGCTGGAGGATCACGTTCCGCAGATGAGGTTACAAACCCTCGGCAAAAGGCGCACAGCAAGCCACCGTGCCATTCAGAAGAAGCCATGGAGGACGTGCACAAGAAATCCATATTTGCTTCGAGCATactaaaaaatgtcatttcGAAGAAAATGCAGTTTGAGCAGGAGCGCAAGATGGAGCGGGGAGAGATCTGCGAGCCGGGCAGCCACGAGCACGAAGCGCACCGGGACAAAGCTGCGCGCACAGGACTTCACAGACAAAGCTCGAAACTCTCCGAGACAGGCTCCGACTTCAGTATCGTGTGCCTGGATGAGCTCGGAGACATCGTGGACAGCGGGTCCTGCGACGCCAAGGACAACGAGCGCCACGAAGAAACTCTTGCGCTCGCATCGGAAACCAATTTAGAGTCGCAAAACTGCGCGGCATTCGACGCTAAAAAAGGAGCTGCGGACGCGTCCAGAGGCGCACTGATTCGGAGCCAAAATAGCGCTTTCAGAAGCTGGAGGGACGAAGAGCTAGAGCTTCAAGCTGAGCGCGAAAACGAGCAAACGCCCGGAACGGACTCGACGAGCAGCAAGCTTACAAAAATGTCGCGCTTATTCGTGCCAAGCATCCAACTCGTGTCCGATGAGAGAGAGCTCGAGAAGCCTGAGCCGAGCGCGGATAGGAGCCGAGCAGAGAGGAGTATGAACACTCTGTCTGTATCAGACGCCGCTCAGAAACCTGCAGCGTCGAGGTCGCCGGAAATTAAAATAAGCTTAAGGAGTCTGAGAGACAACCGGAGCGACGCGTTCAGCATCGCTAAGCTCCTCACTCCCAGTACAGGCTGCAGTGCGGGCGGGCTGCTGAAAACAAACGAAGAGTCCAAATACCAAGCGCTCACTGCTGCACTGAAGGGCGACTCGTCAGACAGAATCCCACACTTCACCGTTAGAGACATTCGAGACAAGGCAAAGTTGCAAGCGCCAATACACCAGGTTAGAGACGTGCGCAAACTGGTTAAGAGCTCGTATCACTTTGTATCTTTGGACAGCAACAGCGCGGACATGGAGCACAAGACCTCCAAACTGAGCACGTTTCGGAATCCGACAACCCTTCCTCCTATTGTGATTAAGTGTCAGTCGGTGAATACAAATAGCAATGCGAAGCAATCTGAAAAATTCGCAGATTCCTCGAATCACAGACTGGCTGAAGATATCCAAGAGGCTGATGGGTCACATCCTCAGGTGTCTATAGATGGCATCAATACGGGCTCGGCGCAAGTAAGTAAACCAACTGACCGGGTGCATTTAGCCAACATAAAGcaggaggaaacccctgaattAAGAATTGAGACAAAATCCACCACAAAAAGGCAAGAGAAAGTGTGTGACCCAGGTGAGAAAAAGGCCGATCCCAAGATGGCCGCTCTGGAGAAACTTCAGGCTGCTGTTAAGACAATGGAACAGCTTTATGTGTTTGACAAAAATGAGTGGAAGAGGAAGTCCAAGCCCCAACCAATAACTGACAGCCATGTGCTTTCACTCCTGAGTAGTGAGCATCATGGAGGTAATGAGCAAGACCAGGGGAACGCTAGTTCTTCATCAGTCACCATGAGGCAAGACTCATTCTCAAGCCCAGATAAGATGGTAACTGCTGGACAGCAATCAACACgaaaagaagagaaggaaacatttaaaacatcacacaccCCTTCCATCCATGAAAAACGAAAGGACACCAAAACTCTGATGCACCTTGGTGGAAATTCTAATAAGAAAATTTCTAGCCAAAGCCACAGTCAGAAATCTTTAGTGCCTGTCACAACAAGTTCAGCAAAGGCCCCGCAGATGCATGTCTCGTCCTCAGCATCTATTAGTTCTATAGCTGTGAAGAACCCTAAGTCTCCAAAGTTACCAGTGTCTTTAAATATTACCAAGTCGAAGCCAATCACGGAGAAGAGTGAAAAGCTAAGCAGCAATACAGGCAAAGCCAATAAGGCTGGATTTGCCCCAGTTCAGTTCACGTCTTCAGTTGATTCAGAGAATTACATAACCATACCTGTGAAACCTTATGCTACTGATACCCAACAATCTCACATGGtacacagcagcagcaccaaAAGCCACGGAGACATCCATCAGCCTCCCAAACACTCAAGTACTGTCATGGAGACACGCTCCCCAGATACCCCTACTGCTATGATCTACCATCACCCTCTGCCCATTACCATGCACGCAGCACAGCCACATGTAATTTGTTTCTCTCCTACAGTGCAGCCATCTCCAGTCCCTACAGACCACTTTCAGTCTACACAAAGAAAAATGCTCCTGGATCCCACTACTGGAAATTATTATTTGGTTGACACGCCCGTCCAACCAGCCACAAGACGACTTTATGACCCAGAAACAGGGCAGTATGTTGATGTCCCCATGCCACAACGTCCTCCCATGACCCCTGTACCTGTGCCTATCTCCCCTCTTGCCCTTAGCCCTGGAGGCTATGGTCATACCTACATGTTCTACCCAGGATACATGGCCTCCACAGTGATTCCTGCCCGGACCATTCAGTCTCAGCTTTCCATGCAGTCGGAGGTGGAAGCAGGAGACAAATCCCATGCAGGGCAGCAAGGAGATGGAGCCTACATGGAAAGCCCTTATTATATGCCTTCTGGGAAATCTCTGCAGTTAACTCCAGGTGCTCAGCATGTCACCACTGGCAGGGTGGCCAACAGCAAGGTGCCTGTTATCAGCATCACCTCCCAGCAAGGGCCCAGGATCATTGCACCTCCCTCCTTTGATGGCACCACCATGAGTTTTGTGGTAGAGCACAGATAA